The sequence TTGAGCGCGACGCAACACCCCCGTCACCAACCACGCAAACAGGGTGATGTGCAACCCGCTGATGCTGACGAGGTGAGAAATGCCCGTGTCCCGAAACGTCTGCCAATCCGCTGGGGCGATGGCGGCTTGATCGCCCACCGCCAGCGCGGCCAACAGCCCAGCGGCTTGGGGATCAGCGACACGCAACAGCACCTCATCGCGCCAGCGTTGGCGCCAGCGATCCCACACAGCCCCCAACGAAACCGCCCGCCCGAGACGTTGCGGCACCGCTCCAGCCGCCCCCGTACGAACGGTGCCCAAAGCGCCCCAGCCCTGGCCGAACATCCAGCCTTCCGCATCAAAACCACCCGGATTGGCCTGGCCATGCACCCGCCGCAACCGCAGCGGCAGGCGCCAGCGCTCACCCGCTTGCACCCACGGCGGCGGCAGGGCGGCCAGCCCTTCCCCTGGGGTGGCGGTGGGCCAGTGCAGCCACACCCGTTCAGGCAACGTCACCGCCTGCGCCCGTTCGACATCCCAGCCTTGCTCGATGCGCCAGGTGAAACTCACCCCATCCGGCCCCGCACGCGGCAGCCCCTCGACCTCACCGGTCACCCACAAGACGCGATCCTCCAACGCCGGGTCGAGCTGCTGGGCCAGGCGTTCCCCGGCACGCCAACCTGCCTGTCCGGCAGCGAGCAGCCCCCACGCCAGTGCCAAGCTGACGGTCGAACGCACGCCTGGGGCCATGGGCAGGCTCACCACCCACAGCCCTACAGCACCGCCGACCATGGCGAAATAGGCCCACGCCGGCCAGAGTGCCGGTTGCATCACCTGCCAGGCCGTGCCCAGCAGCACCGCCAGGGCCGCACCACCGTAGCGCACGCTGGGAGAAGGACACCGCATCGGGCCAGTCTAGGCAGCCACGGCGGCGCGGCGTGGGGTGTAGCATCCCGGGCCATCCTGTTTCTTCACGACCCTGTCGCTGCCTGCCATGAGCACTGTTGCTGAACGACTCCAATCCCTGGGCCTCCAATTGCCCGCCGTGGCCGTCCCGGCGGCGGCTTATGTGCCGTATGTGCAAAGCGGCTCGCTGGTGTTTCTCTCGGGCCACATCGCCAAGAAAAACGGCCAAGTGTGGGTCGGCCAGCTCGGCGCCACCATGGGCACGGAAGAAGGCCAAGCCGCCGCCCGCGCCGTCGCCATCGATCTGCTGGGCACGCTGCAAGCCGCCTGCGGGGGCAACCTGGATCGGGTGGCACGCATCGTCAAAGTGATGAGCCTGGTGAACTCCACGCCGACCTTCACCGAACAGCACCTCGTCACCAACGGCTGCTCGAACCTGCTGGGCGAGGTGTTCGGCCCGACGGTCGGCGCCCACGCCCGCAGCGCCTTTGGCGTGGCGCAGATCCCGCTGGGCGCCTGCGTGGAAATCGAGCTGATCGCCGAACTGAAGGATTGAGGCCATGCGCTGGCAGTTGAGTCCAGCCAGCGGCTGGTGGCTGTGGCGCATTTCGGCGCTGTGTTTCACCGCCGTGGGCATCGCTTTGGTGACGCAACACCAGTTCGGCATGCAACCATGCCCGTGGTGTACCTTGCAGCGCTTGATTTACCTGCTCATCGGCACACTCACCGGGTTGGGAGCCGTGCTGGCGTCGATCGTGGCGCGGCGCGTGCTGGCCGGCGGAGCGGCGTTGCTGGCCATTCTGGGCATGGTGTGTGCGTTGTGGCAGCACTTTGTGGCGGCGGCCAGCGCCTCGTGCAACCTCACGCTGGCCGATCGCATCCTGAGCGCCCTGGGTTTGATGGAGCTGCTGCCAGCGGTGTTCGAGCCCACCGCTTCGTGTGCCGATGCGGCTGTGAACCTGCTGGGCGTGCCCTACGCTTTCTGGAGTCTGGGTTTGTTTGCCGCCTTGTGCGCGGCGTGCGTGCAAGTGACGCGCCTGAACAAGTGACCCTGACCCACTCGCGCCTTTCACCCTCCAACGAAACGCCCGCTACCATGCACGCTGCGCCCGCGTGCAGGTGAGTGCAGGTGATTCAGGGCGACGCCTACCAGTACCGCGCTGCGTCCGGCCTCAAGCCAAGGCCGGCAACACCGTCCCCACACACGCGCCGAACCCAATGGCCGCCACGCCCGGCGCTTCACAGCGGCCACGCAACACCACCGTGTCCCCGTCCTGCAAAAAGGTGCGGGTTTCGCCATTCGCCAGCGTGAGCGGCTGCTTGCCGCCCAGCGTCAGCTCCAGCAGCGAGCCGCCTTGCGCCGGCGCCGGGCCAGAAAGCGTGCCCGATCCCAGCAAATCCCCCGGCTGAAGGTTGCAGCCGTTGCTGCTGTGGTGGGTGAGAAGCTGCGCCACCGTCCAGTAAGCGTCTTGCATGGAGCTGTGCATGAGTTCCTGCGCCGGCTGGCTGGCCGCACGCATCGCCGGGGTTTGCAGCGCCACCGAGAGCCGCACGTCCAGCGCGCCGCGCTCGCGGTTGGCAGGGCTGTCCAGATAGGGCAGCGGTTGCGGGTCGCCTTCGGGCCGGGTGAAGGGGCGGCGAAAGGGCGCCAAGGCTTCTTGCGTCACCACCCAAGGCGAGATCGTGCTGGCGAAGTTTTTCGCCAAAAACGGCCCCAGCGGCTGGTATTCCCAGGCTTGCACGTCACGCGCCGACCAATCGTTCAGCAGCACCAGCCCGAACCAATCGTCCTCGGCCTGCGCCATGCCCAGCGGCGCGCCCTGCGCGTTGCCCGCGCCCACGAGGATGCCGACCTCCAGCTCCCAATCCAGCCGACGGCAGGGGCCGAAGCTCGGCACTTCGGCGTCCGGCGCCTTGAACTGGCCCAGCGGACGGCGAAACGCCTGCCCGCTCACCCCGATGGACGACGCCCGCCCGTGGTAGCCAATCGGCACCCATTTGTAGTTTGGCAGCAGTGGGTTGTCCGGGCGAAACAGCTTGCCCACCGTGGTGGCGTGGTGGATGCCGGTGTAAAAGTCCGTGTAATCGTGGATGAAACACGGCAGCGCCATCTCTGCCTGGGCTTGCGGCAACAGGCACGCTTGCAAGGCCGTTTGCTGCGCGCTGCCGGTGCGCAACGCCGCGCTCAACGCTTGGCGCAAGCCACGCCGCGCCGGGGCGCCCAGGGCCATGAAGGCGTTCAAATCTCCCGCTGCCAACGGCGCCAGCCACGCCAGCACTTGCGCCGACCAGCCCGCGCCCGACGCCTCAGCGGCGCGTTTCAGGTCGAGGATGTCATCGCCGATGGCCACGCCCACGCGCAGCGCCTCGTTTGAGCCCGCCGGGCGAAAGCGCCCCAACGGCAGGTTTTGCAGCGGGAAATCCGTACACGGTGCTTGGGCCGAGGCCACCCAGCTCGTCAACGCCGGGTCGTGCGTGGCGTCCAACAACGCGGCGCTCATTGTTTGAATTCCCGCTCGTGGAAGAAAGCTGCGTGCTTGGGGGCGCGTTTGGTTTTGTCCCAGTCTTCCAGCATCTTCCATTTGACTTCGTCCATGCGGCGCAGCATGTCGGTTTCGTCTGGATCGGGGCAGGCCAGCTCGATGCGGTGGCCGCTCGGGTCAAAGAAATAGATGGAGTGGAAGGCGCCGTGATCCGTCACGCCCAGCACGTCCACACCGTTGGCTTCGAGGTGGGCTTTGTAGTCCAGCAGCGTCGCCCGATCCTTCACCTTGAAGGCGATGTGTTGCACCCAAGCGGGCGTGTTCGGGTCGCGGCCCATCTCGGGCTGGGTGGGCAGCTCGAAGAAGGCCAGCACGTTGCCGCCGCCCGCGTCCAAAAAGATGTGCATGTACGGATCCGGCTCCTTGGTGGACGGCACCTGATCCTCAGCGATGGCCAGCAAGAAGTTCATCTTCAACATCTGCTGATACCACTCGACGGTTTGTTTGGCGTCCTTGCAGCGGTAAGCGACGTGGTGGATGCGTTCGATCTTCATGAGCGCAGCTCCTCAAAAACAGGAAGAGGGTTCAAGCGGCCACGCCTTGGCGGGCAGCGGCCAGCGCCTCGCGCAGCACGCGCAAGTCACCGATATGGTTCGCCAGCAGCAGCACCAACCGGGCGTTGACGAGCTGGCTTTGCTCGTCGCTCAAGCCCTGGTGGGTCTGGATCAGGGCTTCGTAAAAGTCATCGCCGGGCGTGAAGTCACGCACAAAACGCTGGCCGGGCAGGCCGAAATTCGGCTGGAGGTTGAGGTGTTGGAACGTGGCGGGCATGGGGGTTCTCCGGCTCATTGCAGGCGTCATTGCAAACACAGCGCACGGCCCAGGGCGGCGTGCAGCGCGGCAGCGTCAAACGCCCGCCAGCGAGCAGCGACGTGCTGATCGGGGCGCAGCAGGTAGCAGGTGCCCGGCTGGCCGTCGTAGCGGCGGGTGAGGTGGCCTTCGGTGTCCACCACGTCGCCGGCTTGCAGGGTGGCGCCGGGGGTTTTCACGCGCAGCACCCGCACGGGCACCGGCAGGGCGGGCAGGTCGATGGCGGCATCGCCAAACACCAGCAGGGTGAATTGGTCGGCCACATGGCGCAACAACCAACCGGCGGCACCGTCCACCGACACCGGCGCGTCGTCCATCGGCGCACCGGGCACCATCCAGCCGTCGAAGGCGTCGGCATCCGGCGTGTTCAACGTCGATTCGGTCAGGTACGCCGGCACCGACAACCGCCCCGAATTCACCAGCTTGCGCGCAAACGGAAACTCCCGCGCCAGCCCCAGCACCGCGTTGCGGAACAGCTTGGAGGTGGGGGATTTGGGCGTGATGAAGTCCGTGGAGCGGGTGGAGTTCAGCAGGTTTTCATCGGCGGCGAAGGTGCGTTCCTCGCTGTAGCTGTCCATCAGCGCCTCGGGGGCGACGCCATCCAACACGGCTTTGAGCTTCCAGCCCAGGTTGTCCACATCCTGAATGCCGGAATTCGCGCCGCGTGCGCCAAAGGGCGAAACTTGGTGCGCCGCGTCGCCCACAAACAGCACGCGCCCGTGGCGGAAGCTGCCCATGCGCCGGCATTGGAAGGTGTACACACTCACCCATTCCAGCTCGAATTCACGCTCGTCGCCCAGCATGGCTTTGATGCGCGGCAGCACTTTTTCGGGCTTCTTTTCCGCTTCCGGGTCAGCGTCCCAGCCGAGCTGGAAGTCGATACGCCAGACGTTGTCTGCCTGGCGGTGCAGCAACACGCTGCTGGGTTTGCCCGCCGAAGCGCCTTCAAAACGATGGAACGGTGGCTCGAACCAGAACCAGCGTTCAGCCGGGAAATCGGCCTTCATCACCACATCGGCGATGAGAAACCGGTCTTGGAACACTTTGCCGTCGATCTCCAGCCCCAGCAGGTTGCGGATCGGGCTGCGTGCGCCATCGGCCACGATCAGCCAATCGGCGTGCAGGGTGAAGGCGCCATCCGGTGTGGCGACTTCCACGCGGGCACCGTCGCCGGCGCGCTCCACCTTCGTCACCTTGTGCTTCCAGCGCAGGGCCAGCGCGGGCAGCTCCTGGGCACGCCGCACCAGAAATTCCTCCAGGTAGTACTGCTGAAGGTTGATCATGCCGGGGCGCTCGTGGCCGGCTTCGGGCAGGAGGTTGAAGTTGAAAACTTCTTCGGTGTCAAAGAAGGTGCGGCCAACGTTCCAGGTCACACCCTTGTCCACCATCGGCTGGCCGCAGCCGAGGCGATCGAGCACTTCCAGTGCGCGTTTGGCGTAGCACACGCCGCGTGAGCCGATGCTCACCGTGTCGTCATCGTCCAGCAGCAGGACGGGCACGCCTTGGCGCGCCAAGTCGATGGCCGCCGACAGGCCCACCGGGCCGGCGCCCACCACGACGACGGGGTGGCGCTGCACGGTGTCGGGGGTGTCCAGCTCGGGCGGGCGTTGGTAGCTGTATTTTGGGTAGGTGTAGGTGGACAGCATGGGGTGTCTCCTGTGCTTTGGGCGGGGTTGGTTGTGGGCGCGGCGGCCCCCTCTCCCCAACCCCTCTCCCACGAGGGGAGAGGGGCTCTCGTGCTTCTTCTTCCCCTTTGTGGAAAAGAGCCGGGGGCTTTTTGTCTTTCTCCCTCTCCCCTTGTGGGAGAGGGCCGGGGAGAGGGGGTCAGCCCTCCAGCGCCTTCCACATTTCAATGTCCCGCTCCGCCGTCCAGATGCGCGGATCGGCATGGCCCGTGGCCTCGTCATACGCACGGGTCACATCAAACGGCATGCAGTGCTTGAAGATCACCCACTGGCCGTAGCGCGGCTCCAGCGTGGCCATCGTTTGCTCGTACACCGCACGCAGCTCTTTGCCTTCGGCGGCCCCCGCCTTCACGCTGGCAAAGAGTTCGGAGACGAAGGCCCGCGTGCCATCCAACCCCGCTTGCACCTGCTCGGGCGTGGTGAGCGCCGCACCGCGCCCCGGCACCAGCGCAGCGGGTTGCAGCGCGGCAATGTTGGTGAGCGTCTGCGGCCAGTCTTGGAAGTAGGCATCGCCAGCGTAGGGCGTGGCGTCGAACTCCACCAAATCGCCGGAGAACAGCGTTTT is a genomic window of Vitreoscilla filiformis containing:
- a CDS encoding RidA family protein gives rise to the protein MSTVAERLQSLGLQLPAVAVPAAAYVPYVQSGSLVFLSGHIAKKNGQVWVGQLGATMGTEEGQAAARAVAIDLLGTLQAACGGNLDRVARIVKVMSLVNSTPTFTEQHLVTNGCSNLLGEVFGPTVGAHARSAFGVAQIPLGACVEIELIAELKD
- a CDS encoding disulfide bond formation protein B, with the protein product MRWQLSPASGWWLWRISALCFTAVGIALVTQHQFGMQPCPWCTLQRLIYLLIGTLTGLGAVLASIVARRVLAGGAALLAILGMVCALWQHFVAAASASCNLTLADRILSALGLMELLPAVFEPTASCADAAVNLLGVPYAFWSLGLFAALCAACVQVTRLNK
- the fahA gene encoding fumarylacetoacetase, with amino-acid sequence MSAALLDATHDPALTSWVASAQAPCTDFPLQNLPLGRFRPAGSNEALRVGVAIGDDILDLKRAAEASGAGWSAQVLAWLAPLAAGDLNAFMALGAPARRGLRQALSAALRTGSAQQTALQACLLPQAQAEMALPCFIHDYTDFYTGIHHATTVGKLFRPDNPLLPNYKWVPIGYHGRASSIGVSGQAFRRPLGQFKAPDAEVPSFGPCRRLDWELEVGILVGAGNAQGAPLGMAQAEDDWFGLVLLNDWSARDVQAWEYQPLGPFLAKNFASTISPWVVTQEALAPFRRPFTRPEGDPQPLPYLDSPANRERGALDVRLSVALQTPAMRAASQPAQELMHSSMQDAYWTVAQLLTHHSSNGCNLQPGDLLGSGTLSGPAPAQGGSLLELTLGGKQPLTLANGETRTFLQDGDTVVLRGRCEAPGVAAIGFGACVGTVLPALA
- a CDS encoding VOC family protein, which produces MKIERIHHVAYRCKDAKQTVEWYQQMLKMNFLLAIAEDQVPSTKEPDPYMHIFLDAGGGNVLAFFELPTQPEMGRDPNTPAWVQHIAFKVKDRATLLDYKAHLEANGVDVLGVTDHGAFHSIYFFDPSGHRIELACPDPDETDMLRRMDEVKWKMLEDWDKTKRAPKHAAFFHEREFKQ
- a CDS encoding DUF2783 domain-containing protein, with translation MPATFQHLNLQPNFGLPGQRFVRDFTPGDDFYEALIQTHQGLSDEQSQLVNARLVLLLANHIGDLRVLREALAAARQGVAA
- a CDS encoding FAD-dependent oxidoreductase, giving the protein MLSTYTYPKYSYQRPPELDTPDTVQRHPVVVVGAGPVGLSAAIDLARQGVPVLLLDDDDTVSIGSRGVCYAKRALEVLDRLGCGQPMVDKGVTWNVGRTFFDTEEVFNFNLLPEAGHERPGMINLQQYYLEEFLVRRAQELPALALRWKHKVTKVERAGDGARVEVATPDGAFTLHADWLIVADGARSPIRNLLGLEIDGKVFQDRFLIADVVMKADFPAERWFWFEPPFHRFEGASAGKPSSVLLHRQADNVWRIDFQLGWDADPEAEKKPEKVLPRIKAMLGDEREFELEWVSVYTFQCRRMGSFRHGRVLFVGDAAHQVSPFGARGANSGIQDVDNLGWKLKAVLDGVAPEALMDSYSEERTFAADENLLNSTRSTDFITPKSPTSKLFRNAVLGLAREFPFARKLVNSGRLSVPAYLTESTLNTPDADAFDGWMVPGAPMDDAPVSVDGAAGWLLRHVADQFTLLVFGDAAIDLPALPVPVRVLRVKTPGATLQAGDVVDTEGHLTRRYDGQPGTCYLLRPDQHVAARWRAFDAAALHAALGRALCLQ